Proteins encoded by one window of Aspergillus chevalieri M1 DNA, chromosome 6, nearly complete sequence:
- a CDS encoding uncharacterized protein (COG:S;~EggNog:ENOG410PV13): MDLDCGIIDVDEFARSNEPAIPIPLTNAKGRSLETIKIEYIDDLPEYPMSDLNGYTYVVASRGRSQVEMEQLVHDIQYAKRQLYKQKRPIYCPFFDCSVKKWTWQCSGIYACEFLNPFLQSYHHTSVDEHVWQEIQKSQREIQLLESDVSKRNAYSYYRSKMAFFKKGLACIDQLPTCKPVFKRHTQMNIHGDHAPYIGCTNETYDILTKHHRGAIQGHTVINLEFLEDLFNKEIMPATEECGVFESLTSRRKYCGRDHPQGSGRLIHSTCDVTFNALIPVDIEQCPYILFTSHGVHKHPPPPPSKAPERILQGVKRIVEQLHDPSLTTAQFLRNPQLEAFCRQYDASTLAEIHSSFCNKDRVSAIIQKQRLLSYPGGQDINGLIFLEKTNEYMSDYIQEKYHDSQGTMVLCGFKQQIELLSRLLSLEVDMSFKHIRAKTMNEVLFATFLPDQCKVITLLRVFTNEDSTAGYYRLFKRAFSLVKKVTGKDVKFDPIHGCGIHGIILDMDTKQYTGLGQYLSEIDPKHRDIIWHLQHMVVFCRVHYQRSILNAIGTRSQGSPLWSRMMSLLDCKSEDDYDTLLDLFIKYEDANVRSWAIHKKGAVIKAGLNKACSHIQSHFFDELRNHTNAVEQSHQKSYASGKYLTLVEAVKNSAKLDKEDILQYDNFKNFNIHHSYRTSNMEANYLCHMSRESNRKRRRSSSNNVSDSSSGSQQQQSTQQASKSRSPSTYTGDNESIKSDHLRRIASANASSLEHRRQELELRQLEADIRQKEADIEKQKEEIHLKRLENERIELDLMERRMRIQEHQQENC; the protein is encoded by the exons ATGGACCTTGATTGTGGCATAATTGATGTAGATGAGTTTGCTAGATCAAAT GAACCAGCTATTCCCATCCCACTTACCAATGCCAAAGGCCGCTCCCTTGAGACAATTaagattgaatatattgatgaccTACCAGAGTATCCAATGAGTGATCTGAATGGTTATACATATGTTGTTGCTTCAAGAGGACGATCACAAGTTGAAATGGAACAGCTGGTCCATGAC ATTCAATATGCAAAGCGACAGCTTTATAAACAGAAGCGACCAATCTACTGTCCATTTTTTGACTGTTCTGTTAAAAAATGGACCTGGCAATGCTCTGGAATCTATGCATGTGAATTCctgaatccatttcttcaatcataTCATCATACATCTGTTGATGAACATGTTTGGCAAGAGATCCAGAAATCTCAGAGGGAGATCCAGCTCTTAGAGTCTGATGTCAGCAAACGGAATGCATATAG TTATTATCGCTCCAAGATGGCCTTCTTCAAGAAGGGCCTTGCCTGCATTGATCAGCTTCCCACATGTAAACCAGTCTTTAAACGACACACCCAAATG AACATTCATGGTGATCATGCCCCTTATATTGGATGTACCAATGAAACCTATGATATTTTGACGAAGCATCATAGGGGAGCAATTCAAGGCCATACAGTGATTAACTTGGAATTTCTTGAGGATCTGTTTAATAAGGAGATCATGCCAGCAACAGAggaatgtggtgtttttgaatcattgACATCACGACGGAAATACTGTG GTCGAGATCATCCTCAAGGATCAGGCCGTCTAATACATTCAACTTGTGATGTTACATTCAATGCCTTGATCCCAGTGGATATTGAACAATGTCCATATATATTGTTTACATCTCATGGTGTGCATAAACACCCACccccaccaccaagcaaagCACCAGAACGGattttacaaggggttaaaaggattGTTGAGCAATTGCATGATCCAAGTTTAACCACAG CACAATTCCTTCGCAATCCCCAGTTAGAAGCTTTTTGCCGACAGTATGATGCATCAACATTAGCAGAAatccactctagcttctgtaataaGGACCGAGTTTCAGCCATTATTCAAAAACAGCGTCTACTTTCATATCCAGGTGGGCAGGACATCAATGGTCTAATTTTTCTTGAAAAGACAAATGAATATATGAGT GACTACAtccaagagaaatatcatgacTCACAGGGTACCATGGTTCTATGCGGCTTTAAGCAACAAATTGAGCTTCTTTCACGTCTTCTCTCCCTTGAGGTTGACATGTCATTCAAGCATATCCGGGCAAAGACTATGAATGAAGTGCTTTTTGCAACATTTCTACCAGATCAGTGCAAGG TCATTACCTTACTCCGAGTTTTTACCAATGAAGATTCCACTGCTGGTTATTATCGACTTTTCAAGCGAGCCTTCAGCCTTGTTAAGAAGGTAACTGGAAAAGATGTTAagtttgatccaattcatggcTGTGGGATCCATGGTATCATCCTTGACATGGATACAAAACAATATACTG GCCTTGGTCAGTATCTatctgaaattgatcctaAACATCGTGATATAATATGGCACTTACAACATATGGTTGTATTCTGCCGTGTACATTATCAACGGTCAATCCTAAATGCCATTGGAACCAGAAGTCAAGGTTCACCCCTTTGGAGCCGTATGATGAGTTTGCTAGACTGCAAATCAGAGGATGATTATGATACCTTGCTTGATCTATTCATAA AATATGAAGATGCCAATGTTCGCAGCTGGGCAATACACAAGAAAGGTGCAGTCATCAAGGCAGGATTGAATAAAGCATGTTCTCACATTCAATCACACTTCTTTGATGAGTTGCGGAATCATACAAATGCAGTGGAACAGTCACATCAAAAGTCATATGCTTCTGGGAAATATTTAACACTGGTGGAAGCAGTCAAGAA TTCTGCAAAATTGGACAAGGAAGACATTCTTCAGTATGATAACTTCAAGAACTTTAacattcatcattcatatcgaaCATCAAATATGGAGGCGAATTATCTTTGTCATATGAGTCGTGAAA GTAACCGCAAACGCAGACGGTCTTCCTCTAACAATGTTTCTGACAGTTCATCTGGttcacagcagcaacaatcaACACAACAGGCTTCAAAATCACGCTCTCCATCAACATACACTGgtgataatga GTCAATCAAGTCAGACCATCTGCGGCGTATTGCATCAGCAAATGCCTCAAGCCTTGAACACAGAAGGCAGGAACTTGAGCTTCGACAGCTCGAAGCAGATATCAGACAGAAAGAAGCAGATATTGAAAAGCAAAAGGAGGAAATTCATTTAAAGCGACTGGAGAATGAGAGAATAGAGCTGGACCTTATGGAGCGGCGGATGCGAATCCAGGAACATCAGCAAGAGAACTGCTAG